Proteins found in one Leguminivora glycinivorella isolate SPB_JAAS2020 chromosome 4, LegGlyc_1.1, whole genome shotgun sequence genomic segment:
- the LOC125225710 gene encoding zonadhesin-like: protein MAKSLALLAVVIISVGISAAAAQSTECNKPNEEKRCVQSCPPQKTCRNMDIKVTCLFMIEECKNRCVCKAGFFRNAGGECVTRDYCTMCGGQNEYYSCRVQPDQTCAAPEADTTADQNSGQCKEQCYCNPGTVRDENDVCVPTDQCNKPCGVDETKDYCPADCASDSCPKGPKTVACARPNVCPPPQCKCRFNHRRAENGTCIPTRECPPFKCDQANEEYDPCPPLCPNGSCSQATPSGDCPPIFGNIGIVLECNPSCRCKKGYFWNEDKVCVPYNQCPGKSDSNASE from the exons ATGGCGAAATCATTAGCGTTGTTAGCTGTCGTTATCATATCTGTGGGAATCTCAGCGGCTGCGGCCCAGAGCACAG AATGCAACAAACCGAACGAGGAGAAGCGCTGCGTACAGTCCTGCCCACCGCAGAAAACCTGCCGAAACATGGACATCAAAGTAACCTGCCTGTTCATGATTGAAGAGTGCAAGAACAGGTGCGTCTGCAAAGCAGGGTTCTTCAGAAATGCTGGCGGCGAATGTGTCACTAGGGACTATTGCA CAATGTGCGGTGGCCAAAACGAATACTACTCGTGCCGGGTTCAACCAGACCAGACGTGTGCGGCGCCCGAAGCCGACACGACAGCAGACCAGAACAGTGGGCAGTGTAAGGAGCAATGCTACTGCAACCCTGGTACCGTGAGGGACGAGAACGATGTGTGCGTGCCGACCGACCAGTGCAACAAAC CATGCGGTGTCGACGAAACAAAAGACTACTGCCCAGCTGACTGCGCCTCCGACTCTTGCCCAAAGGGCCCGAAGACCGTGGCTTGCGCTCGCCCGAATGTCTGTCCCCCGCCCCAGTGCAAGTGCAGATTCAACCACCGTCGTGCTGAGAATGGAACTTGCATACCTACACGCGAATGCC CCCCATTCAAATGTGACCAGGCCAACGAAGAATACGACCCCTGCCCGCCGCTCTGTCCAAACGGCTCCTGCAGCCAGGCGACGCCGTCAGGAGACTGTCCTCCAATCTTCGGAAACATTGGCATCGTGCTGGAATGTAACCCGAGCTGCCGCTGCAAGAAGGGCTACTTCTGGAACGAGGACAAAGTTTGCGTGCCTTACAATCAATGCC CTGGCAAAAGCGACTCCAATGCTTCGGAATAA